Proteins from one Leptospira bourretii genomic window:
- a CDS encoding AMP-dependent synthetase/ligase, producing the protein MKNFTTLNDVFYYANRAYGSKEMFFGKDAGKNFIGRTFSDIFHNAENLALSLLQMGIQPGDRIGLMADNRTEWAIADIATLLNGAINVPRGSDSTPQEIEYILSHSESKYCFVEHEKLYDSLKPILSNTKVEKVIILDPGFDSKDTLAVSMQTLIRDGEALRKNLPSLELRSKQVKPDDLFTIIYTSGTTGMPKGVMLTHQNMVYNVVKVPPRVGLKSTDRTLSILPVWHIFERAIDYAIIAEGASIAYTNIRDLRDDFQKIKPSFMASAPRLWENLYQGIKQKLEKAPENKRKLFDFAYDICKKFKDGQDYLAGNKLLTKEESPFERAKNTAVSLGYVLNLFLLSKVLDGLVFSKIRDVLGGHLTGTISGGGALPSHVDEFFNVIGIPVYEGYGMTECAPIISVRSVGNVVQGSVGKWPDGTAVKVVNDQGETVPKGKMGIIHIKGPQVMKGYYKNEEATSKAIHDGWMNTGDLGFISFNDTLSVRGRVKDTIVLLGGENVEPVPIENLLLENALINQVIVVGQDQKSLTALIWPDKDRMKEVGLSPKEGEDLNQNKEIRLYYQNIVKKQISSENGFKSFEKLTDFRFLPKAMEVGDELTNLFKMKRNVIHDKYKDLIKSMYV; encoded by the coding sequence ATGAAAAATTTTACGACGCTGAATGATGTTTTTTATTATGCCAATAGAGCTTATGGCTCCAAAGAAATGTTCTTTGGAAAGGATGCGGGAAAAAACTTTATCGGTCGTACATTCTCAGATATCTTTCATAATGCGGAAAATCTTGCCCTTTCCCTTTTACAGATGGGAATCCAACCGGGTGATCGGATTGGACTGATGGCAGACAACCGAACGGAATGGGCAATTGCCGACATCGCAACTCTGTTAAACGGTGCCATCAACGTTCCTAGAGGTTCTGATTCCACTCCACAAGAAATTGAATACATTCTTAGCCATTCAGAAAGTAAGTATTGTTTTGTGGAACATGAGAAATTGTATGACTCTTTAAAACCAATCCTTTCTAATACAAAAGTAGAAAAAGTCATCATTTTAGATCCTGGATTTGATTCCAAGGATACACTTGCAGTTTCTATGCAAACATTGATTCGCGATGGCGAAGCTCTACGCAAAAATTTGCCTTCTTTGGAACTTCGTTCGAAACAAGTAAAACCAGATGATCTATTTACCATCATCTATACTTCTGGCACAACAGGAATGCCCAAAGGGGTCATGCTCACCCACCAGAATATGGTCTACAATGTGGTCAAAGTTCCGCCAAGAGTGGGACTTAAAAGTACAGATAGAACACTTTCCATTCTTCCCGTTTGGCATATCTTTGAAAGAGCCATCGACTATGCAATCATTGCAGAAGGGGCATCCATTGCTTATACAAATATCCGCGATTTACGTGATGATTTTCAAAAGATCAAACCAAGTTTTATGGCATCTGCTCCACGGTTATGGGAAAATTTATATCAGGGCATCAAACAGAAGTTAGAAAAAGCCCCAGAAAACAAACGTAAACTTTTTGATTTTGCTTATGATATATGTAAAAAATTCAAAGATGGACAAGACTACCTTGCCGGGAACAAACTTTTAACAAAAGAAGAATCTCCCTTTGAAAGAGCAAAAAATACAGCAGTTTCTCTTGGTTATGTTTTAAATCTATTTTTACTTTCAAAAGTATTGGATGGTCTAGTGTTCTCTAAAATCCGAGATGTTTTAGGAGGCCACCTAACAGGAACAATTTCTGGTGGAGGAGCACTACCCTCTCATGTGGATGAATTTTTTAATGTCATCGGAATTCCTGTATACGAAGGTTACGGAATGACAGAATGTGCTCCCATCATTTCAGTTCGGTCTGTTGGGAATGTTGTCCAAGGTTCTGTTGGAAAATGGCCAGATGGAACTGCAGTCAAAGTGGTGAATGACCAAGGAGAGACCGTTCCCAAAGGAAAAATGGGAATCATACATATCAAAGGCCCACAAGTAATGAAAGGATATTATAAAAACGAGGAAGCCACATCCAAGGCCATCCATGACGGGTGGATGAATACAGGAGATTTGGGTTTTATTTCCTTTAATGATACCTTGTCTGTCAGAGGCCGCGTAAAAGATACGATTGTTCTGTTAGGTGGCGAAAATGTGGAGCCAGTTCCCATCGAAAATTTATTATTAGAAAACGCTCTTATCAACCAAGTGATTGTGGTTGGCCAGGACCAAAAATCCCTCACAGCATTGATTTGGCCCGACAAAGATCGAATGAAAGAAGTTGGCCTAAGCCCGAAAGAAGGTGAAGACTTAAACCAAAATAAAGAGATTCGACTTTATTACCAAAACATCGTCAAAAAACAAATCTCTTCAGAAAATGGATTCAAATCTTTTGAAAAACTGACAGATTTTCGTTTTTTGCCCAAGGCCATGGAAGTGGGCGATGAATTGACGAACCTATTCAAAATGAAGAGGAACGTCATCCATGATAAATACAAAGACCTGATCAAATCTATGTACGTTTAA
- the pepN gene encoding aminopeptidase N → MTPSSSLVHKLEDYKPTPWFTPEVDLRFDLDLHLTVVRAEYQVVLTTDTIQPLFLNGESLEFLSLRIDGAIVDPGEYQVSSSGILIPHPPKPSFRLTIENRISPAGNTSLEGLYKSGSMLCTQNEPEGFRKIVYSIDRPDNMMRFRVTISGEVSLFPVMLSNGNLLDERVSGGKREVLWEDPFPKPSYLFALVAGELVETKDFFTTRSGRKITLKIFVEKGNEEKVSFAFDSLKKAMRWDEDTFGLEYDLDLFMIVAVEDFNMGAMENKGLNLFNAKLVLADKKSATDESFEAILAVIAHEYFHNWTGNRVTLRNWFNLTLKEGLTVFRDQWFTEDMTDPAVKRIKDVLFLKEFQFPEDQGPMSHPILPKSYKEMNNFYTVTVYEKGAEVIRLVSELIGREKFKKGLQLYLSKYDGQGVTFEEFVSSMEEVAGGPIPYLRNWYHRSGTPLLSVKEHYAKDSNEWILDITDAGAGEYPLVFSNSLAVFDKKGTILKEEKRLMSGARDQIRFSALDSNGTKPVISLFRSLSSPIRLDYNQSEEEKQILAKVETDGVSRFFAFQSLIFDWFRKSLESGLEENFSIILKTIADSFGRNWDKTYHSFYLSFPGLTQVSENIGCYEFQKIQKLRIFAIQSIATTFTNQFQIIFEENRKTIPVQTKEEIGKRRLKNICLYYLLYDPTKKFERLAVAEQREAKHMSEEVSAMRFLLEVDSKEKEKSVNLFFEKWKHDNLVLDVWFAAQVGTGENRLEITKLLENHPQFNIRNPNKVRSLYFSLARNPLTFHKEDGSGYSFLADRIKTLNEINPQMAAALTKLYSPVSKQKGELPKIAKRELEVLSSLPNLSKELGEIVGTILTSL, encoded by the coding sequence ATGACTCCATCCTCCTCTCTCGTCCATAAATTAGAAGATTACAAACCAACTCCTTGGTTCACTCCTGAAGTGGATCTTCGATTTGACCTGGATCTGCACCTGACAGTTGTCAGAGCCGAATATCAAGTGGTCCTAACTACTGATACAATTCAGCCGCTATTTTTAAACGGTGAATCTTTAGAATTTTTATCTCTCCGGATTGATGGAGCCATTGTTGATCCGGGTGAGTACCAGGTTTCATCTTCTGGAATTTTAATCCCTCATCCTCCGAAACCTTCCTTTCGACTGACAATTGAGAACCGAATCTCTCCTGCAGGGAACACATCTTTGGAAGGATTGTACAAATCGGGTTCTATGTTGTGCACTCAAAATGAACCGGAAGGTTTTCGAAAAATTGTTTATTCCATTGATCGACCAGACAATATGATGCGCTTTCGTGTGACCATCTCTGGAGAAGTTTCACTTTTTCCAGTGATGTTATCGAATGGGAATTTGTTAGACGAAAGGGTTAGTGGAGGAAAACGAGAGGTCCTCTGGGAAGATCCTTTTCCAAAACCATCGTATTTATTTGCTCTTGTTGCCGGAGAACTTGTGGAAACCAAAGATTTTTTTACCACACGGTCTGGAAGAAAAATCACTCTAAAGATCTTTGTAGAAAAAGGAAATGAAGAAAAGGTGAGTTTTGCTTTTGATTCATTAAAAAAAGCAATGCGATGGGACGAGGACACCTTTGGACTCGAATATGACTTGGATTTGTTTATGATTGTCGCTGTAGAAGATTTTAATATGGGCGCCATGGAAAACAAAGGCCTTAATTTATTTAACGCCAAACTTGTGCTTGCTGATAAAAAATCGGCAACAGATGAAAGTTTTGAAGCCATACTTGCAGTGATCGCCCATGAATACTTTCATAACTGGACTGGAAATCGTGTCACTCTAAGGAATTGGTTTAATTTAACGTTAAAGGAAGGACTTACAGTTTTCCGAGACCAGTGGTTTACGGAAGATATGACAGACCCCGCAGTCAAACGAATCAAAGATGTTTTGTTTTTAAAGGAATTTCAGTTTCCGGAAGACCAAGGGCCAATGTCACATCCCATCCTTCCCAAATCTTATAAAGAAATGAATAATTTTTATACGGTTACTGTATATGAAAAAGGAGCGGAAGTCATTCGGTTGGTTTCGGAGCTAATCGGAAGAGAAAAATTCAAAAAAGGCTTACAACTTTATCTGTCAAAATATGACGGACAAGGTGTCACCTTTGAAGAGTTTGTTTCCTCTATGGAGGAAGTGGCAGGTGGTCCAATTCCTTATCTGCGAAATTGGTACCACCGTAGTGGAACTCCTTTACTTTCAGTCAAAGAACATTATGCAAAGGATTCTAACGAATGGATCTTAGACATCACTGATGCAGGTGCCGGCGAATATCCGTTAGTTTTTTCAAATTCTCTTGCAGTTTTTGATAAAAAAGGAACTATCCTAAAAGAAGAAAAACGTTTGATGAGTGGAGCTCGTGATCAAATTCGTTTTTCTGCCTTGGACTCAAATGGAACAAAGCCAGTTATTTCTTTATTTCGTTCTTTATCTAGTCCCATTCGTTTGGATTACAACCAATCTGAGGAAGAAAAACAAATTTTGGCAAAGGTGGAAACAGATGGGGTGTCACGTTTTTTTGCGTTTCAAAGTTTGATTTTTGATTGGTTTCGTAAGTCTTTAGAATCTGGTTTGGAAGAAAACTTCTCCATCATCTTGAAAACCATTGCTGATTCTTTTGGAAGGAATTGGGACAAAACATATCATAGTTTTTACCTGTCTTTTCCTGGTCTAACACAGGTTAGTGAAAATATTGGCTGTTACGAATTTCAAAAGATCCAAAAATTAAGAATTTTTGCCATTCAAAGCATCGCTACCACCTTCACCAATCAGTTCCAGATTATTTTTGAAGAAAACCGGAAAACCATTCCTGTACAAACAAAGGAAGAGATCGGGAAAAGGAGATTAAAAAATATCTGTTTGTATTATCTTCTCTACGATCCAACTAAGAAGTTTGAACGTCTGGCAGTTGCTGAACAAAGAGAAGCAAAACATATGAGCGAAGAAGTTTCTGCGATGCGTTTTCTTTTAGAAGTAGATTCGAAAGAAAAAGAAAAATCCGTAAATTTATTTTTTGAAAAATGGAAACATGATAATTTAGTTTTGGATGTTTGGTTTGCTGCTCAGGTTGGAACGGGCGAAAATCGTTTGGAAATAACAAAACTGTTAGAAAACCATCCACAGTTTAACATTCGCAATCCGAATAAGGTTCGTTCTTTGTATTTTAGTTTAGCAAGAAATCCTTTGACTTTTCATAAAGAAGATGGGAGTGGGTATTCATTTTTAGCGGATCGAATTAAAACTTTAAACGAAATCAATCCTCAGATGGCAGCAGCTCTGACCAAATTGTATTCCCCTGTTTCTAAACAAAAAGGGGAACTTCCAAAAATTGCCAAAAGGGAACTAGAAGTCCTTTCCTCTCTCCCCAATCTTTCAAAGGAACTGGGGGAGATTGTTGGAACTATACTGACCTCTCTTTAA
- a CDS encoding RNA recognition motif domain-containing protein, giving the protein MISKKIYVGNLKFTLKEENIRQIFSVYGVIQDLKMIHDRETGNFRGFAFITYANPEEAEEAVTQMNGQPVDGRNLKVTFAEDKRKEKQN; this is encoded by the coding sequence ATGATTTCTAAGAAAATATATGTGGGAAATTTAAAATTTACCCTTAAGGAAGAAAATATACGCCAGATATTCTCCGTTTACGGAGTGATCCAAGATCTGAAAATGATTCATGACAGAGAAACTGGAAATTTCAGAGGGTTTGCTTTTATCACTTATGCCAATCCAGAAGAAGCAGAAGAAGCTGTCACCCAAATGAACGGTCAGCCTGTCGATGGAAGGAACCTGAAAGTGACTTTTGCCGAGGATAAAAGAAAAGAAAAACAGAACTAA
- a CDS encoding EAL domain-containing response regulator, with protein MNEKPYILCIDDEFFILWNLKEQLKKVFGSNFTIETAESAETAKEIMKEIEGSSADLAVVICDHVMPGQKGDEFLIEMQETHPRTKKIMLTGQAPAQAIGNALNHGCLYRYLSKPWDAHDLELTIKQAIDAYFQEKTLEEKNKELADTLYFHRDSKYPNFESLVQQLKSERPHTNEHSMILMKIVSFPTIIKTFGIEVYRKLFRKLLQLLSVHLQNEEKVFHIYSDEIAVLSNLSEQTLLEKIRSFRLLLKSDDLILDGVGFHLDCRFSSASGQEDCYYKAKLALFRAETEISSDFVSYTEDLSTDHHLQNFQRSQKIQSAITNKQIIPYFQGIVDNQTKQIRKFECLARIKDRDAILTPDVFMKLAKVTGSIRMIGLQMIDESMNYFSDKPFDFSINLTESELEYKSFSKWVEARLSHYRIDPNRVTFEILEDVSFSENRNSLFTIRDLKTIGCQIAIDDFGVQYSNLARLLEFDPDYLKIDGQFIRNLPENKTAYLLVQGIVELARGIGAKVVAEFVDRPAIQDMIETLGIEYSQGYLFMKPSPTIPAEANLQL; from the coding sequence TTGAACGAAAAACCCTATATCTTATGCATTGATGATGAATTCTTCATCCTTTGGAATCTAAAGGAACAATTAAAAAAAGTCTTTGGATCTAATTTCACCATTGAAACTGCGGAAAGTGCAGAAACAGCAAAGGAAATTATGAAAGAAATTGAGGGAAGTTCCGCAGACCTAGCCGTTGTCATTTGCGACCACGTGATGCCAGGCCAAAAAGGAGACGAATTTCTCATTGAGATGCAGGAAACTCATCCCCGAACCAAAAAAATTATGCTCACGGGCCAAGCTCCTGCCCAAGCCATAGGAAATGCACTCAACCACGGCTGTCTCTATCGATACCTTTCCAAACCATGGGACGCTCATGACTTAGAACTCACCATCAAACAGGCCATTGATGCTTATTTCCAAGAAAAAACCTTAGAAGAAAAAAACAAAGAACTTGCTGATACACTCTACTTTCATCGAGATTCCAAATACCCTAATTTTGAATCTTTAGTCCAACAATTAAAATCAGAAAGGCCTCATACAAACGAACATTCGATGATACTGATGAAAATTGTCAGTTTTCCGACCATCATCAAAACCTTTGGGATTGAAGTTTACAGAAAATTATTTAGAAAGTTGTTACAATTGCTTTCTGTTCACTTACAAAATGAAGAAAAGGTTTTTCATATCTATTCAGATGAAATTGCTGTTCTTTCTAATTTATCCGAACAAACCTTGTTAGAAAAAATCAGAAGTTTTCGACTTTTATTAAAATCAGACGATTTGATTTTAGATGGAGTTGGGTTCCACTTAGATTGCCGATTTTCCTCCGCTTCGGGACAAGAAGATTGTTATTACAAAGCAAAATTAGCATTGTTTAGAGCAGAAACAGAAATTTCTTCTGATTTTGTTTCTTACACAGAAGATCTTTCCACAGACCATCATTTACAAAACTTCCAACGCAGTCAAAAAATCCAATCTGCGATCACAAACAAACAAATTATCCCCTACTTCCAAGGGATTGTTGATAACCAAACAAAACAAATACGAAAATTTGAGTGTTTGGCTCGGATTAAAGACAGGGATGCCATTCTCACTCCCGATGTATTTATGAAGTTAGCAAAGGTTACAGGAAGCATTCGTATGATTGGTTTACAAATGATTGATGAATCAATGAATTATTTTTCCGACAAACCTTTCGATTTTTCCATCAACCTCACTGAATCTGAATTAGAATATAAAAGTTTTAGCAAATGGGTAGAAGCAAGACTTTCCCACTACCGAATTGATCCCAATCGAGTGACTTTTGAAATTTTGGAAGATGTCAGTTTTTCAGAGAATAGAAATAGCCTCTTTACCATTCGTGATTTAAAAACCATTGGTTGCCAAATTGCCATCGATGATTTCGGAGTCCAATATTCAAACTTGGCGCGTTTATTGGAATTTGATCCTGATTATTTAAAAATTGATGGTCAATTCATACGAAATTTACCAGAAAATAAAACTGCTTACTTACTTGTACAAGGGATCGTGGAACTGGCGAGGGGAATTGGAGCAAAAGTAGTGGCCGAGTTTGTGGATCGACCCGCCATCCAAGATATGATTGAAACCTTAGGAATTGAATATTCCCAAGGATATTTATTTATGAAACCTTCGCCAACCATCCCAGCAGAAGCCAACTTACAGCTGTAA
- a CDS encoding TonB-dependent receptor family protein: MKMKLLLNTVLTITLMVLCETSQLMAQETTSKPNPEPSVQAPAEGSEVPEENSEDPKWKKAEIRVIGDKKDLKRIPGSATIITKKFLEETRPMDNMEVLRRVPGANIRYQDPAGLTMNLGFRGVSGEVSRKVLVLEDGLFTSLNPYGEPEMYYTPSIERMERIEIVKGSGSILFGPSTIGGVVNFITRRPPKDPTLNIQTIGGENAFFSQMVGYGGTFGNTGFDVNVLRKQGDGFRANQGYFVNEANVKTIHQLNEKHNITTKLGFHQQESQATYVGLTTGMFQNNPKDNPAENDKRSIERYSFSIGHEWAVSEKTKLITRVYSAYTERNWARQNYSRNSRGSTMPTDTLATYDGEPFTSRNSDTIWMRGTNAHRDRTYKFAGIETKLQTEIETGSIKHEIDLGTRYHVDMAKVQLLNGPTTPDFVVYPNGVGSTPAVLLQSQTSLANSGELRDDERRSAKAVSVYLQDRIRLTEKFSIIPGVRYESFTQTRSINRARRDFDTVTFEYFSGTNPTVQLDKTATAKNQIVLPGFGTTLDFARNMTWFTGVHRGFSPPRYESAISPTAEDLVLKPERSWNYETGVRGDVTEYLSGQLVGYLLNFEDQIINSSAAGGNLGSRPVNAGRSIHRGVESNMTFDFGQFWKLNYLIPFDIIYTRTEAKSNQYTYNLGAWTKGDSNPFAHVDTNGNRLPYVSRDILTLSLGISSRSTGFYARIEWQFFSKQFHDLENSKTVTWYDTVGTTADSRTILNYAGIKSDVSGLDGEIPAYELVNANIGYKKDNWSLFLSGKNLQDRKYISSRLPEGIQPGPFRQINFGVTLQL, encoded by the coding sequence ATGAAAATGAAACTACTTCTCAATACGGTTTTGACCATAACCTTAATGGTACTTTGCGAAACAAGTCAGCTTATGGCTCAGGAAACAACTTCTAAACCAAATCCTGAACCTTCGGTGCAGGCACCAGCGGAAGGTTCGGAAGTTCCAGAAGAGAATTCAGAGGATCCGAAATGGAAGAAAGCAGAAATTCGAGTGATCGGAGATAAAAAAGACCTAAAAAGAATTCCCGGTTCAGCAACCATCATTACAAAGAAGTTTTTAGAAGAAACAAGACCAATGGACAATATGGAAGTTTTACGCCGGGTTCCAGGAGCTAACATTCGTTATCAAGATCCAGCTGGCCTTACCATGAACTTGGGGTTTCGGGGAGTGAGTGGGGAAGTTTCCAGAAAAGTTCTTGTTTTAGAAGATGGACTATTTACTTCGCTAAACCCCTATGGTGAACCGGAAATGTACTATACTCCTTCAATCGAACGAATGGAGAGAATTGAAATAGTAAAGGGTTCTGGTTCCATTTTATTTGGACCTTCTACGATTGGAGGTGTTGTTAATTTTATCACAAGACGGCCTCCTAAAGATCCTACATTGAATATCCAAACCATAGGTGGAGAAAACGCTTTTTTCAGCCAAATGGTTGGATATGGAGGAACCTTTGGTAATACTGGTTTTGATGTCAATGTCCTAAGGAAACAGGGTGATGGATTTCGTGCAAACCAAGGTTACTTTGTTAATGAAGCCAATGTAAAAACCATACACCAGTTAAATGAAAAGCATAATATTACTACCAAATTAGGTTTTCACCAACAAGAGTCCCAAGCAACTTATGTAGGTCTTACGACCGGAATGTTTCAAAACAACCCAAAAGACAACCCCGCAGAGAATGACAAACGATCCATCGAACGTTACAGTTTTTCGATAGGACATGAATGGGCTGTTTCAGAAAAAACGAAACTCATCACAAGAGTGTATTCAGCTTATACAGAACGGAATTGGGCAAGACAAAACTACTCTCGAAATTCGAGAGGGAGTACAATGCCAACGGATACACTTGCCACTTACGATGGGGAACCTTTCACTTCAAGAAATAGTGATACCATTTGGATGCGAGGAACGAATGCTCATCGAGATCGGACCTATAAGTTTGCTGGTATCGAAACCAAATTACAAACCGAAATCGAAACTGGATCTATCAAACACGAAATTGATTTAGGTACTCGTTACCATGTCGATATGGCAAAGGTCCAACTTCTAAATGGTCCAACAACACCTGATTTTGTGGTATATCCGAATGGAGTGGGATCAACACCAGCTGTTTTATTACAATCGCAAACGAGTTTAGCGAATAGTGGCGAACTGAGAGATGATGAAAGGCGTTCTGCAAAAGCCGTTTCTGTTTATTTACAAGATAGAATCCGCCTAACAGAGAAATTTTCCATAATCCCTGGGGTTCGTTATGAATCCTTTACACAAACACGTTCCATCAATCGTGCCCGAAGAGATTTTGATACCGTTACGTTTGAATATTTTTCAGGAACAAATCCAACAGTGCAATTGGACAAAACTGCCACAGCCAAAAACCAAATTGTTTTACCTGGATTTGGAACCACTTTAGATTTCGCAAGGAATATGACTTGGTTTACAGGAGTTCATAGAGGGTTTTCGCCGCCTCGGTATGAATCGGCCATTTCTCCCACAGCAGAAGATTTAGTTTTAAAACCAGAACGTTCCTGGAATTATGAAACCGGTGTTAGGGGAGATGTAACCGAGTATTTAAGTGGTCAATTGGTAGGTTATCTCTTAAACTTCGAGGATCAAATCATCAATAGTTCTGCTGCTGGCGGAAATTTAGGCTCTAGGCCTGTGAATGCAGGTAGGTCCATTCATCGTGGTGTGGAATCTAACATGACCTTTGATTTTGGTCAATTTTGGAAGTTAAACTATTTAATCCCTTTCGATATCATCTACACAAGGACAGAAGCAAAATCAAACCAATATACCTATAATTTAGGAGCTTGGACCAAGGGAGACTCCAATCCATTCGCACATGTAGACACAAATGGAAATCGTCTGCCTTATGTTTCAAGAGACATCCTAACACTTTCTCTTGGAATTTCAAGTCGAAGCACCGGCTTTTATGCTAGGATTGAATGGCAATTTTTTTCCAAACAATTTCATGATTTAGAAAATTCCAAAACTGTTACTTGGTATGATACAGTTGGTACAACTGCGGACTCTCGAACCATTTTGAATTATGCCGGTATTAAGTCTGATGTATCGGGACTAGATGGTGAAATTCCCGCCTATGAACTTGTAAATGCCAATATTGGATACAAAAAGGATAACTGGTCTTTGTTTCTTTCTGGGAAAAACTTACAAGATCGAAAATACATTTCTTCACGTTTACCTGAAGGAATCCAACCGGGGCCATTTCGTCAAATTAACTTTGGGGTGACTTTACAGCTGTAA
- a CDS encoding APC family permease: MDQNSLDQDSAQLEALGLKSEFERSMSFWENFSLGFTYLSPVVGVYSVFALAIQAGGPPMIWNYLLVGFGQFLVCLVFGEIVSQYPISGGIYPWSLRLVGERWAWMSAWVYAWALFTTVAAVAVGGAPFLSQLIGIEFGNSGFIWIAIAMILISTILNLSGTRLLAQVAFFGFLCELIGAVVVGGYLLLFAKVNSISILWNTFSFGEGVNYFPAFLASSVAAMFCYYGFEACGDVAEETPNANSAIPKSMRMTIYIGGGAATFVCLALLLALPNVEKAISGEDADPVTTTLMAAMGQTGYRMVIAVVMVSFLSCLLSLQAAASRLLFSFARDGMIFGSKHLNHLSKSGKVPVNALIVTGLIPIVIASIGHWLQDAVTTIISFASAGIYVAFQMVVIAALYARSKGWKPSGTFRLGKLGFLINALALFYGITAVANMVWPRTPDEPWYINYGMIFTSLVVVCSGILYLFMAKPHLQRKTS, encoded by the coding sequence ATGGACCAAAACTCTCTGGATCAGGATTCAGCACAACTAGAAGCACTTGGACTCAAATCTGAATTTGAACGCAGTATGAGTTTTTGGGAAAACTTTTCTCTTGGTTTTACTTACCTTTCTCCCGTTGTGGGAGTGTATTCAGTATTTGCCCTAGCCATCCAAGCAGGTGGGCCTCCCATGATTTGGAACTACCTACTTGTCGGTTTTGGTCAATTTTTGGTTTGTTTGGTCTTTGGTGAAATTGTCTCCCAGTACCCAATCTCAGGTGGGATCTATCCATGGTCTCTTCGTTTGGTAGGAGAACGTTGGGCTTGGATGTCTGCTTGGGTTTATGCTTGGGCACTCTTTACCACTGTCGCAGCTGTGGCGGTCGGTGGTGCTCCTTTTTTAAGCCAACTCATCGGCATCGAGTTTGGTAATTCTGGATTTATTTGGATAGCGATAGCAATGATCCTAATCTCTACCATTCTCAATTTAAGTGGGACAAGGCTCCTTGCCCAAGTTGCGTTTTTTGGTTTTTTATGTGAACTGATTGGAGCAGTCGTTGTTGGTGGTTACCTTTTACTTTTTGCAAAAGTAAATTCAATCTCCATTCTCTGGAATACATTTTCCTTTGGGGAAGGAGTGAATTATTTTCCAGCATTTCTAGCCTCCTCGGTAGCTGCTATGTTTTGTTATTATGGATTTGAGGCTTGTGGTGATGTTGCCGAAGAAACACCAAACGCAAATTCGGCGATTCCAAAATCAATGCGTATGACCATTTATATTGGTGGGGGTGCCGCCACCTTTGTTTGTTTGGCACTTCTGCTTGCTCTTCCCAATGTAGAAAAAGCAATCTCTGGAGAAGACGCCGATCCGGTTACTACAACACTTATGGCTGCTATGGGACAAACTGGATACCGAATGGTGATTGCAGTCGTCATGGTTTCTTTTTTATCTTGTCTACTCAGCTTACAAGCAGCTGCCAGTAGACTTTTATTTTCCTTTGCCCGTGATGGAATGATCTTTGGAAGTAAACACTTAAACCATCTTTCCAAATCAGGAAAAGTTCCAGTGAATGCTCTGATCGTTACTGGTCTGATTCCGATTGTCATCGCAAGTATAGGGCACTGGTTACAAGATGCTGTCACAACGATCATTAGTTTTGCCTCTGCGGGAATCTACGTGGCGTTTCAGATGGTAGTCATTGCAGCTTTGTATGCTAGATCCAAAGGATGGAAACCGTCGGGAACGTTTCGTTTAGGGAAACTGGGGTTTCTCATCAACGCCTTGGCTCTGTTTTACGGAATCACAGCAGTCGCCAATATGGTTTGGCCAAGAACACCGGATGAACCTTGGTATATTAATTATGGAATGATTTTTACATCCTTAGTCGTTGTATGTTCCGGAATTCTTTATCTCTTTATGGCCAAACCACATTTACAACGAAAAACTTCTTAA
- a CDS encoding methyltransferase domain-containing protein: MRNQFFDKERKIIVGDPMTDESWDSLLPLPLQTLSPFQWTPISVIERTWKYLFSDGVTSVVDLGSGVGKFCIYLSLLSSDSIEVIGLEDREELLSVSEAIKKHWGVSRVQFQKKNFLTHFPYGHSHYYCFNPLYETIKGSHSIDLKKNKSANQFLKDLHTFKQNLFLLKPKSKLITFHGFGGSYLPGFRLVLNEEISGGEFQVWEKDKS; the protein is encoded by the coding sequence ATGAGAAACCAATTTTTCGATAAGGAGAGGAAAATCATCGTAGGGGATCCAATGACAGATGAAAGTTGGGATTCTTTACTTCCTTTGCCGTTACAGACTCTCTCCCCATTCCAATGGACTCCGATTTCTGTGATTGAAAGAACTTGGAAATATCTTTTTTCCGATGGTGTTACTTCTGTTGTTGATTTAGGTTCGGGAGTTGGAAAGTTCTGCATTTATCTTTCACTTCTCTCTTCCGATTCCATTGAAGTCATCGGATTAGAAGATCGAGAAGAACTCCTTTCCGTTTCTGAAGCCATAAAAAAACATTGGGGGGTTTCTAGGGTCCAATTCCAAAAGAAGAATTTTTTAACTCATTTTCCTTATGGGCATTCTCATTATTATTGTTTTAACCCTTTGTATGAAACTATTAAGGGGAGCCATTCGATTGATTTAAAAAAGAATAAATCGGCAAATCAATTTTTGAAAGACTTACACACTTTCAAACAGAATCTTTTTTTATTGAAACCAAAATCAAAACTCATCACCTTCCATGGGTTCGGTGGTAGTTATTTGCCTGGATTTAGATTGGTTTTGAATGAAGAAATTTCTGGTGGGGAGTTTCAAGTTTGGGAAAAGGATAAATCCTAA